AAAATGACTTAAAGGTTCTTCATCCGCTTCAACATATTTCATCACACAAAGAACCTTTAATTGTTGAACGGGGAGAAGGTGTATATTTATATACTTGTACAGGAGAGAAGATACTTGACGCTTTTTCAGGTATGTGGAATGTTGATATTGGCTATGGAAACAAGGAAATTGCTCAAACAGCTTACGACCAGATTTGTAAGATAGCATATGGCTCCAACTTTTCAGGTTCATCCACTATACCTCAAATTTATCTGGCCCAAAAACTAGAAGGATACGCATACAGTAGTCTGAAGACTACCTTTTTTACCTGCGGAGGTTCTGAATCAAATGATTCGGCATTCAAAACAGCACAATACTACTGGAAAAGAAAAGGTAAGCCTACAAAAACAAAGATTATATGCCTGAACAATGCTTATCACGGCATGACTATGGCGGCTGCAAGTGCTACAGGCATACCGAAGTTCTGGAATATGTTCAACAAGGTACCTGGCTTTATACATATAGCAAATCCATATGCTTATAGATTCTCTGAGGAATTAAAGGCAAATGAAACAGTGGGACAGGCAGCAGCCAGGATTTTTGAAGAAACTATCTTAAAAGAGGGTGCTGACACAATTGCTGCATTTATTGCTGAACCTGTTCAGGGTTCAGGAGGAGGAATTGTACCACCTGAAGATTATTTCCCTCTTATCAGAAAACTTTGTGACAAATACGATATTCTGATGATTGCTGATGAAATCATTACAGGTTTCGGTCGTACAGGTAAAATGTTTGCATTGAATCACTGGGGTGTTGAACCTGACATACTATGCTTTGCAAAAGGTATTACAAGTGGTTATATGCCCTTAGGCGGAATGCAGGTCAACGACAAAATAAATGAAGTTATTCAGAATGCACCCGGTGATGAAGCTTGGCTTCACGGATTTACATATTCGGGGCATGCGGCTTCCTGCGCAGTTGCACTAAAGAATCTTGAAATAATTGAGAGAGACCATTTGCTTGAGAATGCAAATGCAATGGGGGACAAGCTTACAAGAGATTTGGCAAGTATCATGAATTATGACTGTGTAGGAGAAATTCGCAGAATCGGACTTTTGTACACTGTTGAATTTGTTACAGATAAAGCCTCCAGAGAAAAGAATTTTGATCTGGCAGCAAAGATGTATACAAAATGTCTTGAAAAGGGTGTACGAGTAAGAACACTTGGTAATAACATCTCTCTGGCACCTCCGTTTATTATAAAGCCGGAGGAAGTTGACTATGTTGTAAAGGTCATTAAGGAAGCACTTAACGAGAGTTTAAGATAATAGAAATAATACGGGGTAACATTTATGTGCGGTATCAGCGGTATATTTAAGACAACAGGACATGAACAAATAAACAGACAAGAAATATTTGACATGATGGACGTACTTGAGCATCGAGGGCCTGACGATTCCGGCCACAGGCTTAGAGAATATTACGGACTTGGTTTCCGAAGATTGAGTATAATTGATCTGCAGTCGGGTAACCAGCCCATTGAAAACGAAGACGGCACCATCTGTGTTATTTGCAATGGGGAAATATTCAATCATATAGAGTTGAGAGAAGAACTTCGTAAAAAAGGACATGTGTTCAGAAGCAAATCAGATGTTGAAGTTTTAGTGCATCTGTATGAGGATTTGGGTGAAAGGTTTCTGGACAGAATAAACGGCCAGTTTGCGTTGGCTATTATTGATGAAAAACGACGAAGTATTATGCTGGCTAGAGACCAGTTTGGAGTAATGCCTTTATTCTACACTCTTGTGGACGGCACTTTGTTGTTTGCATCAGAGATAAAGGCATTACTTACTAATCCGCTGGTAAGAAGGGAAGTAGACCTGGTCGGAATGGACCAGTTCTTTTCTCTGCCGCACACGGTTAGTCCCAGAACAATGTTCAAAAACATCAAAAACCTTGCTCCCGGTCACTTGATGTATGCAGAAGCCGGGAAACCCGATTTGATTTTAAACCAATACTGGGATTTGGATTATCCGCTGTTAAATGAGGAAATTGAGCGGCATAGTGAGTCATACTATATGGAACGGATTGAAGAACTGCTTTTGCAATCAATTAAGTTCCGTACCAGAGCCGATGTAGATGTAGGTGCATTCTTAAGTGGGGGACTTGATTCTTCGCTAATTGTATGCATGATGAAGGCATTGTCTCAGAACAGAAGAAAGATATTTTCAGTAGATTTTGAGAACGAAGAATTTTCAGAGCGAAAATATCAGAAAATTGTGGCTGACCAGTTGGAGTATGAACACTATTCTGTACCGTTCAAAGTGGATGACATCGCAGAGAGATTGGAAAAGGTAATATACCATACCGAAGCACCTGTAAAAGAATCCTATAATTCTGCAACAATGGCTCTGGCAGCGAAGGCCAGACAGCAGGGAATTAAAGTTATTTTGACAGGTGAGGGGTCGGACGAGCTGTTTGCAGGGTATCCCAGTTACCGCTTCGACCAGTTCAGAAAGCTGAGAAACCAAAACGATTTATCTTCTGCTGAGGAGAAAATGCTGCGTAATAAGGTATGGGGTGACCCGTTATTCAAATATGAAGCAGATTTCTTAAAGCTGAAGGAAGATAAAAAAGCAGTTTATAGTCAGCAGTTAAATGGTTGCTTTGATGATTTTGATTTTACAAACCATCAGTTAGTAAATCAATCAAAAATAGCAGGAAGGCATCTTATTCATCAGAGGTCATACATAGATTTAAAGGTTCGACTCATGGATCATCTGGTATCCGATCACAGTGACAGAATGCTGATGGCAAGTTCTGTTGAAGGTAGATTTCCATTTCTGGATATTGATTTGGTTAACTTTATAAGAACGGTTCCTCCCGATTTAAAACTAAATAATTTTAAGGAAAAATACATATTGAAGCAGACCGCAAAAAAATTTGTACCTGAAGCAATTATTAACAGGGAAAAGTATATTTTCATTGCCCCCGGAAGCCCGTTCCTGTTAAGAAAAAACTACGATTGGATAAATGATTTGCTTTCATATGAAACCATTAAACGGCAAGGCTATTTCAATGCCGACGAAGTAGAGAGATTAAAGAAAAAGTACTTAGATCCCGACTTTTCTCTGAAGACATCAATTGATACAGATTATATGCTAATGATTATTATGTTTTGCTTGTTTATTAAAAAATTTGATATGCCATCTTTATAACTATGATTTTAGCTCAAGGCAAATAAATGGTTAAACTTTGACAGTGATATATAAGACAAAAAGGGGGATTTATTTTGAAAGAGACAGAAGAAGTTTTATTTAATATTTGGAAAGAGATATTGGAGCGTGATGATTTTACCAGTGAAGATGATTTCTATTCCTTAGGGGGGACATCTTTACAGGCATTTACACTGATAATGGAAATTAAGAAAAAGTTTGATTTGGAATTACCGCTTATGTATGTATTGACAGAGGCAAGTATCAGCTCTTTAGCAGAAGTAATTAACAGTCAGTTGGGATCAAATGAATCATGAGATCTGGAAAGGAAGAAACAACATGAATTTTAGCGAAATGTTTAACACAAACGTTAAGAGCGACGTATTACTAATTCAGCCTCACATACTAAAGCATGTATCTGTTGAAGATATTGATATTGTTCAGCAGCATTATTGGGAGGCAAGTGATAAAGTAGGTTCCTTGATAGGGGACTTGCCCATTGAGCCAAACTGGGGATTGTTGTATTTGTCCTCAGCGCTTAAGCATAATGACTTTTCAGTACATATGTTGGATTTCCATTTGTATGATTATGTTAAATACACCAAAACCGGAAATTTCATTGATTATGATGATATTGAAAAAATACTGTCCACCAAGAAAAGCAAAATGGTGGCAATATCCTCTCTGACCCGTTCCCACCACAGGGCGTTGAAGATTGCAGAGATATGCAAAAAAATCAACCCGGAATGCAAGGTAGTACTGGGTGGAATTCATTTTACTTTTATAGCTGAAGAAGCAATAAAGAGCAGTCCCTATGTAGATGTCATTATTAGAGGTGAAGGAGAAAAGGCCATAGTTGACCTTATGAAGAATTTAAATGACATAGACAAATGGAGCGATCTCGAAGGTATAGTTTATATAGACAGGAACGGAAAAATCGTAAACGACAATAAAATTAATCATATTGAAGACATAAATAAGCTTGCATATCCGGATTATTCCTTATGGCCAAGGGATGTACCCTTGATTCCGCGTATTTATTTATCCAGAGGCTGCATAGGAAATTGTGATTATTGCGTCGCCAATCTGCTGTTTAAAAGCAAACAAAGAAAGAGAAATATGGATGACGTAATTAACGAAATAAAGATGTTGTACTATGAATACAAAATCGAGGAAATGCTTATTGGAGATTTGTGCTTCCCATCTTCAAAAAAGGACACAATTGATTTTTGCAAGAGGATTATTGATAGCGGAATGAGGATAAGATGGTGGTGTCAGACACGACCTGAAATTCTGGATGATGAGATTCTGGGATATATGGAGAAGTCAGGGTGTGTTCAAGTTGCGTTGGGTATTGAAAGCTCCGACCCCGAGGTCTTGGAAAAAACAAATTCAAAGAAATACGGGGCTAAGGCGACACAGTCTATTTTTGATATCTGCAGTAATGTCAAAAAGTATAAAATAGCAATTCAGGGTTATTTCATCATAGGGTTACCGGGAGATACTATTGACACCAGCATCCAGACAATTAAGATGATGGACTATCTTACAGCTGAGGGCCTTGTTGACATTATGCACATCTCGGTTATGGTTCCTTACCCCGGTACAAATCTTATAAGTAATCATGATCTATATGGTCTTGAAATTATAGATAATGATTATTCCCATTATTTAATGAACTGCGATCTGATGAATGCCGGTGTTCCCGTATATAAGACGAATACTCTGGATAACTATCAAATATTCAGCTTATGGCAGCTTGCACTTAGTACGGTTGCTAAGAACTTTGAAAAAAGGGATATCAAAGATCATATCATGTTCAACGCACTTAATAATTTTGTTAATGAAATAGAAGTTTAGTTTTTTGATAAACATTAATTTAGGAGGATAACAATGGAAATAAAGATTGATCAAAGAATTGTGGACCAATTTGATAATGTACAAATTGGAGTATTAGTCGTTAAAGGACTGACAAATGACTATAAAAATAATTATGACGAAATAGACGGATTGTTAAAAGCTGCAAAGAAGTCTGTAAATGACCATTTCAAGGATAAAGAGATAACACAGGATGAAACTATAATAAGATGGAGAGGAATATACTCCCAATTTGGTGCTAAACCCAGTAAATTCAGATGTTCTATTGAAAGCTTATGCCGTATGGTAACATCTGAAAAGAATGATTACCAAATAAGAAGAATTAATCCGCTGGTAGACATTTATAATTATATATCTTTAAAGCATCGAATACCTGTCGGGGGAGATGATACTGATAAGGTTGAAGGGTACATATGGTTGACGGTAGCCGACGGTACGGAGGAGTTCAGTGTTCTTAATTCAGGAGAAAAAGAATTTGCCTGCGAAAAAGAAGTTATATACAGAGACGAAAAGGAAGTCCTTTGCAGACGGTGGAATTGGCGTGAAAGCAATAAGACAAAGCTGGATGAGACAACCAGAAATGTTTGTCTGTTTGTAGAGGGTGTTTCAGTATATTCTGAGGAGGATATGAGAGGAATCCTTGGTGAAATGGCTGAGTTGGTAAGGAAGTACTGTGGTGGAGAGGCAAGTATTTCTGTATTGAACAGTAATAACCTTAAACTGGAAATCTAATACCACTTATATTATTAATAGAAAGGATAGTACATAGCATGAGTTTATCATTTGGAGAAGTTACAAAATTAAAAGAGAATGCTGAGATCAAAACAAAGGCATTTATTAATGGAAAGTATGTAGACAGTCTTGACGGGGAAACATTTGATAAGGTAAGTCCCATTGATGGCAAGGTTATAGCAAAAATTGCATCATGTAAACAGGCTGATGTGGATTTGGCTGTAAGTGCAGCAAGACAGGCTTATGAAAAAGGTGTATGGTCTGATATTACACCGGAACAAAGAAAGAATATCCTCTATGCATTTGCCAATCTGGTCGAGGCTCACCACATGGAATTAGCAACATTGGAAAC
This region of Clostridium sp. BNL1100 genomic DNA includes:
- a CDS encoding aspartate aminotransferase family protein, encoding MDSVKEIFQNDLKVLHPLQHISSHKEPLIVERGEGVYLYTCTGEKILDAFSGMWNVDIGYGNKEIAQTAYDQICKIAYGSNFSGSSTIPQIYLAQKLEGYAYSSLKTTFFTCGGSESNDSAFKTAQYYWKRKGKPTKTKIICLNNAYHGMTMAAASATGIPKFWNMFNKVPGFIHIANPYAYRFSEELKANETVGQAAARIFEETILKEGADTIAAFIAEPVQGSGGGIVPPEDYFPLIRKLCDKYDILMIADEIITGFGRTGKMFALNHWGVEPDILCFAKGITSGYMPLGGMQVNDKINEVIQNAPGDEAWLHGFTYSGHAASCAVALKNLEIIERDHLLENANAMGDKLTRDLASIMNYDCVGEIRRIGLLYTVEFVTDKASREKNFDLAAKMYTKCLEKGVRVRTLGNNISLAPPFIIKPEEVDYVVKVIKEALNESLR
- the asnB gene encoding asparagine synthase (glutamine-hydrolyzing) — translated: MCGISGIFKTTGHEQINRQEIFDMMDVLEHRGPDDSGHRLREYYGLGFRRLSIIDLQSGNQPIENEDGTICVICNGEIFNHIELREELRKKGHVFRSKSDVEVLVHLYEDLGERFLDRINGQFALAIIDEKRRSIMLARDQFGVMPLFYTLVDGTLLFASEIKALLTNPLVRREVDLVGMDQFFSLPHTVSPRTMFKNIKNLAPGHLMYAEAGKPDLILNQYWDLDYPLLNEEIERHSESYYMERIEELLLQSIKFRTRADVDVGAFLSGGLDSSLIVCMMKALSQNRRKIFSVDFENEEFSERKYQKIVADQLEYEHYSVPFKVDDIAERLEKVIYHTEAPVKESYNSATMALAAKARQQGIKVILTGEGSDELFAGYPSYRFDQFRKLRNQNDLSSAEEKMLRNKVWGDPLFKYEADFLKLKEDKKAVYSQQLNGCFDDFDFTNHQLVNQSKIAGRHLIHQRSYIDLKVRLMDHLVSDHSDRMLMASSVEGRFPFLDIDLVNFIRTVPPDLKLNNFKEKYILKQTAKKFVPEAIINREKYIFIAPGSPFLLRKNYDWINDLLSYETIKRQGYFNADEVERLKKKYLDPDFSLKTSIDTDYMLMIIMFCLFIKKFDMPSL
- a CDS encoding phosphopantetheine-binding protein, whose translation is MKETEEVLFNIWKEILERDDFTSEDDFYSLGGTSLQAFTLIMEIKKKFDLELPLMYVLTEASISSLAEVINSQLGSNES
- a CDS encoding radical SAM protein, which encodes MNFSEMFNTNVKSDVLLIQPHILKHVSVEDIDIVQQHYWEASDKVGSLIGDLPIEPNWGLLYLSSALKHNDFSVHMLDFHLYDYVKYTKTGNFIDYDDIEKILSTKKSKMVAISSLTRSHHRALKIAEICKKINPECKVVLGGIHFTFIAEEAIKSSPYVDVIIRGEGEKAIVDLMKNLNDIDKWSDLEGIVYIDRNGKIVNDNKINHIEDINKLAYPDYSLWPRDVPLIPRIYLSRGCIGNCDYCVANLLFKSKQRKRNMDDVINEIKMLYYEYKIEEMLIGDLCFPSSKKDTIDFCKRIIDSGMRIRWWCQTRPEILDDEILGYMEKSGCVQVALGIESSDPEVLEKTNSKKYGAKATQSIFDICSNVKKYKIAIQGYFIIGLPGDTIDTSIQTIKMMDYLTAEGLVDIMHISVMVPYPGTNLISNHDLYGLEIIDNDYSHYLMNCDLMNAGVPVYKTNTLDNYQIFSLWQLALSTVAKNFEKRDIKDHIMFNALNNFVNEIEV
- a CDS encoding phenylalanine--tRNA ligase beta subunit-related protein encodes the protein MEIKIDQRIVDQFDNVQIGVLVVKGLTNDYKNNYDEIDGLLKAAKKSVNDHFKDKEITQDETIIRWRGIYSQFGAKPSKFRCSIESLCRMVTSEKNDYQIRRINPLVDIYNYISLKHRIPVGGDDTDKVEGYIWLTVADGTEEFSVLNSGEKEFACEKEVIYRDEKEVLCRRWNWRESNKTKLDETTRNVCLFVEGVSVYSEEDMRGILGEMAELVRKYCGGEASISVLNSNNLKLEI